The proteins below are encoded in one region of Bremerella sp. P1:
- the hpnH gene encoding adenosyl-hopene transferase HpnH: MSVPISQMWTVASYVLKQKLLGRKRYPLVLMLEPLFRCNLACAGCGKIQFPVEILRKQLTPEQCFNAVDECGAPIVSIPGGEPLLHPQMPEIVEGLVKRKKYIYLCTNALKLEKSLSQFTPSKYLTFSVHMDGPREEHDHAVCREGTYDIAVSAIKAALKQGFRVTTNTTLFDGAEPERIRGFFDEMMELGVEGMMLSPGYSYEKAPDQDHFLKRNQTYRLFREILSAPKKAWQFNQSPLFVEFLKGNYDLECTPWGNPTYNIFGWQKPCYLVDEGHTQTFAQLLEAVEWDNYGTQSGNPKCANCMVHSGYEPSAVDATFSSLCGLMETARLTLFGAPKKNRPIVDLDSDKRFDEAESPQRPERKPNELPVLQ; the protein is encoded by the coding sequence ATGAGTGTCCCAATCTCGCAAATGTGGACCGTCGCGTCGTACGTCCTCAAGCAAAAACTCCTCGGCCGGAAGCGTTACCCGCTGGTCCTGATGCTGGAGCCTCTGTTCCGCTGCAACCTGGCCTGTGCCGGGTGCGGGAAGATCCAATTCCCGGTCGAGATCCTCCGCAAGCAGCTCACCCCAGAGCAGTGCTTCAACGCCGTGGACGAATGCGGAGCCCCGATCGTCAGCATCCCCGGTGGCGAACCACTGCTGCACCCACAGATGCCGGAGATCGTCGAGGGCTTAGTTAAACGCAAAAAGTACATCTACCTTTGCACGAACGCGTTGAAGCTCGAGAAGTCGCTCTCGCAATTCACGCCGAGCAAGTACCTGACGTTTTCGGTGCACATGGACGGCCCGCGTGAAGAGCACGATCACGCCGTCTGCCGGGAAGGAACGTACGACATCGCCGTCAGCGCGATCAAAGCGGCCCTCAAGCAAGGCTTCCGCGTCACGACCAATACCACGCTGTTCGACGGAGCCGAACCGGAACGGATTCGTGGTTTCTTCGACGAGATGATGGAGTTGGGTGTCGAAGGCATGATGCTTTCGCCAGGCTACAGCTACGAGAAGGCCCCGGACCAGGATCACTTCCTGAAGCGTAACCAAACGTATCGATTGTTCCGCGAGATCCTTTCGGCCCCAAAGAAGGCATGGCAGTTCAACCAGAGTCCTCTGTTCGTGGAGTTCCTCAAAGGGAACTACGACCTCGAATGCACCCCGTGGGGCAACCCTACCTACAACATCTTCGGCTGGCAGAAGCCGTGCTACCTGGTCGACGAAGGACACACGCAAACCTTCGCGCAGCTCCTGGAAGCGGTCGAGTGGGATAACTACGGCACGCAGAGCGGCAACCCCAAGTGTGCTAACTGCATGGTCCACAGCGGCTATGAACCGAGTGCGGTCGATGCAACGTTCTCATCGCTTTGCGGATTGATGGAAACGGCCAGACTGACCCTGTTTGGTGCTCCGAAGAAGAACCGACCAATCGTCGACTTGGATTCTGATAAGCGATTCGATGAAGCGGAATCGCCGCAGCGTCCAGAGCGAAAGCCGAATGAATTGCCGGTGCTGCAGTAA